The Kordia sp. SMS9 DNA window GTCTTGCCCTTTGACCAAATACACATTAGGAACGCCCGATTTTAATAAAATCATCACCACTTTTGGTGTACTATCTACCAATTGATAGCCGTTTTCAATTGGTTGCGCATACAAAACATCTTTTTTACTTTCAGTAGTTGCCATTTCTTTTTCCTCAACTTCCTGAACTTCTACCACTTCTTCATCTCCTTCTTTGAACGTAACTGGTTCCATAGATGTTGGATCTGATACTGTCACTTTCTCGGAAGTTTCTTCGACAACTACTGGCGGTGGTGGTGGCGGAATAACTTTCTTTTCCTTTGGTTGATAAGAATAATTCTTAGCTTCAATCGCTTCAAAAGCACTGCGTATCGTTAAATTATACGCCTTTGCATATTCCTTCACTTTAGTACGTCCAAAAGGTGTTTCCAACACTATTTGATTGGAACAATCGCGCAAAACAATGGACGTTTTGGTCATAAAAATACTAGACTCATTGTTGATATCAGCGTATAAAGCCATACAGCGATCGTTTCCTAATTCCGCAGGAAAATCTTCATTATCATACAATACCTCAAAACCTTCTTTTTTAAATAAGTGACGCACCAACGTATTTACGCGGTATTTATCGTGTTTTTTTAAAAAGTCAAATTTATACGGAACAACTACATATTTATATTGATTCAATTCTTGTGAAAAACAAGAACATGTGATAAAAAGGAAAAGAACACTCGCCAAAAAACGTTTCATCTGTGTATGGTATTAGGTTTTGTTTATCTATAATTATGCTCCAAATTAAGAATTTTATTGGAATACGCTACTTTTTCTCCATCGGAATGACATAATTGAAGCCTAATTGTACAGAAGCGTAATTAGATTGCGCCAAATTTTGATATTCCAAAAGATTATCTGCCATAATGTAAAAGTTGATATTTCCAATATGTGAAGACAATCCTACTCCAATATTTGTTCGTGAAAAACCATCTACTGTATACGTCACTTTTCCACTTAAAAAAGGAAACAATCGTCGGTAATAAAAGGCAGAAAGTGACAATTGCGGTCTGCGCGAACGTCCAATCGCAAATAATTGCATCCCAACTTCGTTTAAATAATCGCCATCATCCGCAGTACAATTGCATTCTTTGTCCATTTTTTTTCCATAACGATACGATGCAGAACCATTGATTTTTGGCGAACGCCAAGCGATGTAATTATTGGAAATGGTATCTAATTCGAATAAATCTTCAAAATTATCCGTAATTTCTTGCCAGTATTCGTCTGCCGTTTGTCCAGAACCATTGTTGGGAAAGAGCGGGTTGACACCTTCAAAGGTATATTCGCCTTTTAGGGTATAGGTTTCCACATCTTTGGTGTGATAAATAAAGCCGAGATCTTGTATGCTTCCCGTGATTGTCCATTGTTCTTTGGGATGATATGTAAATCCGAAATCGGCTCCCAAACCTAAATTTCCACCAAAAAGTACGCGTTTGCGCAATTCTTTCACTGCTTCTCGGTTCCAATCGTTTTGTCCGTCGTTATCCAAATCAATTAAAGACGCATAGCCAGAGGTTTGGAGCTCTAAATCCAAATCAAACGTATGGTCGTAAAAGTTATTGGTTCCTTCTGTAGTGATGAAACTTCCCCTGTTATTGGTCGATTTAAAATTGAGCAAACTCGAATAGATTTTCCCACGAAAACCATAGGTCCACTTTTCATTCACTTTGGTTGTAAGCCCAACATGCAATACCGAAAGCAATTCGCCTTTCCCATTCAAATCACTCAAATCAAATTCGCGACCAATATTACTTTGATTTCCTTCATACGCCAAAATTGCATAATCTCTCGGATAGTAAAAATGAACATCCAATTCTTGATACAAACCAAAAGACACATATTTATTGGGCGCATACGAATTTCCATACGCAAATCCGCCACTCAAAATTTCCAATTGTTGATTGATGGTGAAATAATCATTTCGATCCAAATTAAACACCACACGACGCAACTTTTCATTAAAATTGACACCATTATCGGCAAACAAATCATACACGGTAACGCCAGAAGCGCCAGCACTTGCATGAATGTGTGACAACAACGGAACGCCTACATGCCATTTGTAGTTTACTTCCGCGCCAGGATTGAGTAACAACGATTGCGGAATGTCTGTAAAATTATAGAGCAATTGTTTGTTTTGCGCAACAATTACACACGAAAATAATAGCAATATGAAACTGAGTTTTTTCAAAGACTGCGCACGTATTATTCGTTATCAATTAAAAAGAAAAGCGTTGCTTTTGAACGCATACCAATAGCTCCAAGACTGTTATCATCTAACGGAATTCCTGAGGCACTTGGAAACATACTCAACACCAATTCAAGTCGTACAGTACTTTTGAGTTGTTCTAGCAGCACATCTTCAAAGATTTCAGTATGTGTGGTAACGACTTCAGTATTGCCGTCTGGTATCACATCAATTGCAAACGCATAGGTAACTTGATCGTTTTCATCAAACATGATGATATCTGCTCGAAATGTACGATCAATAGAATTGGTGACTTCAAAAAAGAATTCAGTTCGTATTAGGTTATCGCGCAGAAACTCGTCATTAAAAACATCCAACTCCAAATCGTCACCAACGGTAACAATGGCAGTTCCTGTAGGTTCTGAAAATTCGGAAGCATCAAAGTCAAAAAAGATCAAACTTGATTCTACAACGGGCGAAATGGCAATGTCTTCTGCTTGTTCAAAATCTACATCTTCTACACAAGAAACCAACACACATAGCATTAGCAATAAAGAGAATTTTTTGAACATAGCGCGACCGATTTAGTTTTATGTATTGAATTCGTTTACACTTTTTTAATGTACTAAAAGTTTATGCGAAATCATTGAATAATGGAGTATTTTTCAATACCTAAGAAAAGAAAAAAGATTCTTTCTCTAATAACAACTGTTTCTTAAAAAAACGACACTTTTGCGGTTTTATTACAGATATTTTTCAATTTCAGTCAAATCATGTACCAAAGGACAGAGCAAATGTGTGTATTTCTTGTCAAAATCAACATGAATCACATTCATATGTACCTTTAATGCTCCTAAAACATCAGCTTCCAAACTATCTCCTATCATCATCGCGTTTTCAGGAGCAACGTTTGCCAAATCTAAGGCATGTTCAAAAATCTTTGGGTTGGGTTTTTTCACATGCACACTTTCCGAATCCACAATATGTTCAAAGTAGGATAAAATTCCAGAAGCTTTTATTTTTTTGTGTTGCACTTCTCGGAAACCGTTGGTAATGATATGAAGATTGTATTTTTCTTGGAGATTTTTCAACAATTCTTCAGCATATTCAAAAAGATGATTAAAGCTGGATAAATACTGAATGTATTGCTCAGAAAGTGTATTGATCAATTCGTCAGATACTTCAAAATTAATCGCTTGAAACGTTTTCGCCAAACGCTGGTATCGCAATTCTTTTTTCGAAATTTTTTCTTCTCGGAACAATCGCCAGTATTCTAAATTTACGGGCACATACACCGCAAGAAAGCGATCATGATCGACCTCAACCTTGTTTTCGGCTAGTATTTTTTTGAACGTTAACGCGGAGTTTTTTTCAAAATCCCAAAGTGTGTGATCTAAATCAAAGAAAATATCAGTGATGTTCAGCATTGTTATATTTTTTTAACAAATTGATATATAGCTCTTTCCAATCCATACTGCGCTCTGCAAGTACTACATTGTGAAATACCGCTGCAAAAATACCATTTACTTTTTGGACTTCCACTGCCATTTTCATGATTTCATCGGTAAAAACTTCCGCTTCTAAATACCCTGTAAATTCCAAACAAAACGGATGTACGCGCAACGGTGTTTGTATTTCCATGCCAATGTCATAAAAGTAAAACGGATTGCAGGTTCCTGCACGAAATCCAAGCGCATCACGATAGCCCATGGAATAATCTTCTGAAAATTCTAAATCAATTAAGTTTCTGTAGAATTGCGGTACATTCAACATGTTGTGATGTTGTCGCACACGTTTTACAGGTTTGTTGATCGTAGTATTGAGTCGCTTCTTTTCTTTTTTCAATTTTTTGGCTTCGGAAAAAGAAGCATACGATGCCAACAGTCCAACTTTGCTATAATCCGACACATTTTTAATCAAGCGAATGAACTCATTTTTATAGATCGATACATTGTGATCGTTCGTAGAATAATCGCCAATTTGAAAGAAATAATACGCTTTTGTGTTGTATACTTTGTGCAGTGCAATTAGCTCGTCAAAATTGTTGAATGGATCGTCGCGCATACCTAGTAATACCGCGAAACGTTCTATGAAACGTGAAAATTTAAACCGAACAATATCTGTAGCAAATCCACCAAGCGTTCGTAGAATTCCACGTTTTTTATATGCATACGCTACCGGAACATTGATCATGGGTGTGTATGTGAATTCACGCTCTTCGGGAACTACGTCTGGAAAGCGATCTGAAAAGATTTTTAAAAACTTCTGACACCAAATATCTACGACAGGAATGGTGAGAAAACCGTGTTTGTATGCCAAACTTTCTGCGGCAGTGTAGCGTCCGTGTTCGTCTTTTACATACGGTAAATATTCTTCGTAGCGACTCAACATGTAGAAACTTGCTGCAAAAATGTCAAAAGGCACTGTACTTTTTTCTCCTGCGGGAAAGAAACAAGGAACTTCATCCCATTGTTGAATCGTAATGTCTACTTCTCCAATACCTTGCTCAAATAGTAAATCGTGACTTCGTACCGAAAATTCGTCGCCCAAAGGCTGCTTTACGTACGACATTTTAACTTCGTTGTGCGCAATAAAGGTTTCTATTTTCGTGGTAAAATCAATAGGAATTCCCAGAATACGTGTCAGTACATGTTTAAATGTATACCGAAGTCTTGGTGTAATTTTTTTGGTGTATACTAACAGCATTTAGAGTAAGTTTTCATCAGCGAAACTAAAATACTCTTTTTCTGTGATAATTAAATGATCTAATACTTTTATATCTATATTTTCCGCTCCCATGCGTAATTTTTTGGTAATTGCTTTGTCAGCTGCACTTGCTTTTAAGGTTCCTGATGGATGATTGTGCGCCAAAATAATGGCAACAGCACCTACTTCTAACGCCGTTTTCAATACGAGACGGATATCGACCAACGTTCCTGTAATGCCGCCTTTACTCAAACGTAATTTTTTTAGCACTTTGTTGGAATTGTTGAGGTACAGAATCCAAAATTCTTCGTGTGGCAATTCGCCAATAATCGGCTGCATGATGTCAAATACCATTTTGCTCGACGTTATTTTTTGGCGTTCTACTTTGGTTTCTATTTGCCTACGTTTTCCGAGTTCTAACGCTGCAATAATCGTAATTGCTTTGACCAAGCCAATGCCTTTGAATTTCTTGAGTTGATCCGAAGATAGTCTTCCTAGTTCGTTCAAATTTCCATCAACAGAAGCTAAAATTCGTTTGGAAAGCGACACCGCACTTTCGTCTTTGCTGCCCAAACGAATTAAAATGGCTAACAATTCCGCATCACTCATTGCTGTTTTTCCTTTGAGTGCTAATTTTTCACGTGGACGATCGTCTTCTGACCAATATTTTATGGATTGAAGGTTTGTCGTATTGTCTTTCATTTCTGATACTATTTCTTTAAAGCTAGTCTTTTTTTGGTTTGAATAGTCAAACGAGTTTGTAAGCGTTGAAAAAAATGTGTGAACGTTATTTTTTGGGAATTATTTTTAGGTTTCCCACGATTGCAGTACCTTTAGATCACACCTAATTTTTATACATACAACAGCTATGAAATCATTATTTGATGACGCCGTACGTGAAGAAGTTTTACAGCGAATTGATAGTTTAACACCAGCATCTGTTCCTTCTTGGGGAAAAATGTCAGTAGGACAAATGTGTACACATTGCCAAAAACCTTTGGAATTGTCTATGGGGAAAATTGCCTTGACTGGAAAAAAAGCGGGTTTTATGAAACGCTTGGTGTTTAAGATTTACAAACCCTTGATGTATAATGACAAACCTTGGACGCAGAATTTGCCAACCGTACGCGATTTTTTGATTACCGATGCACGCGAATTGGCTACCGAGAAAGCGAAATTAGCGGAATTGGTTACAGAGTTTCACAATTACAAAGAAGCGACAGAATGGCCAACGCATCCAATGTTTGGAAAGTTTACACATGAACAATGGGGAAAAATGCAATACAAACATTTACACCATCATTTAAGTCAATTTGATGCCTAATTATGAACTATCCTCCAAAACACCATCAAGAAACGGATTTTAAGAATATTGTAGAAACGATCAAAAAGTATCCGTTAGCGACGTTGATTTCTGCCAAAGACAGCGAAATTTTCACCACACATGTTCCCTTGATTTATAACGCTTCTGGCAGAGAATTCGGTACGTTGATTGGACATATTGACAAGTTCAATCCGCATATTGAATTGCTACAAGAGCACATTCCCGCGCAAGCGATATTTCACGGACCTAACTGCTATATTTCTCCGAACGTGTACAGCACGCCACAATTCCCCACATGGAATTATGTCAAAGTACATATTTCGGCGAAAGTCACACGCATTCCTGCTAATGAAAAAGTACTAGATTCTATTGCGAATATGACCGCTTTTTTAGAAACTTCGGCACAACCGTTTGTCTTAGACACTGAAAGTCCGAGAGCGCAAACACTTGCCGATTATATTGTGGGAATAAAGTTAGAAATTACTTCGTGGGAAGGAAAGTTTAAGTTATCACAAGATAAATTACCTAAAGACACCAAACTCGCAAAAGAGGAATTAATACAAGAAAGCCGCAAAGATATTACGGCTTTTCTCGACAACATAGTGTAAATTATACTAAGTTTTACAGGATGTTTTTTAACGTAAGTTTTAGTTTGTTTTATTGCAACTCGTACGATATGAGTCGTTTTTCTATGGTGTGTAGTGGTCTACTTGCCCATGATGATGTGGTAAATACTTCGCCTACACCGTCCATTCGGTAGTATTTACTAGTTCCTATAGAACGTTCATCTTCAGCATTTGTTCTTGTATATAAATTCATATAATAACAATCAAAATCGCCAGCAGGTGTATTGATCATCTCACTTGCATCAGAACGTTGAAAAATAAGTCGATCATTGGTATACATCTGTAAAATATGTTCTGTAGTATCGCCCACAGGAGCAAATTGCACTTTCCCACTATCATTAATCAAATACCCAAGAGAATCTCTCAAATATTCAAAGTGTTCCCCATTTGGTGAACAAAAGGCAATATTGGATTCATTACCTGAAGTACGTCTTCTAAATTTAAAGAATACATTCCCGTTAATTTCCTCTGTCCCAACAATGTTTACAGAGTCAATGACACTGACATCATTGAACACTTCTGATTGTGGATTTTCCCTTTCAAAATGGTGATACACCCAAGAGTTTCCAACTTTTAATGCATAAATGCCGCCATCGTCTTCAACGACGGTGGTATCATCATCATTGGAACAAGAAGTACAACATAGAAAGATTGCTAGACACGCTAGTAGAAATGGTTTTTTCATAATTAATTGGTTTTAGTAATTTAAAAAAAGTAATTATGAAATATGCGCGCTCGGTTTTATGGTTACTTATTTTCAGAAACGCAAATTCTTACAGTTTAGTGTATGTGTGCTGAAAATTCTTCAAAATCAAGTCCGCCATAGTTTCCTGAGCTCATCAATAACACTGCGGTATTGTTTAAGTTTTGATTATATAAATAGGCTTTGAATTCGGCTGGATCGGTGTAAATTACCAAATCGTCTCGTTGAAAAGCAGCGGCAATTTGCGCTTCCGAAACTTCTTCCAATTGTTTTATTTTTACTGCGTGCGGCGAATAGAAAACCACGGCTTTGTCTGCCGCGTCCAACGCGCCTTCGTATTCTTTTAAAAACTCCGCGTTTAAACTGCTGTATGTGTGCAATTCCAAACATGCCAATACCGTACGATCTTGATATTGCTCTTTCACGGCTTTTGTCGTTGCTTTTACTTTACTTGGCGAATGTGCAAAGTCTTTGTACACTACCGTAGCATTGTTCGCTGCGATTTTTTCCAATCGTTTGCTCGCACCTTTAAAAGTAGAAATAGCTTCGTAGAAATCTTCTTCGTCCACTCCAATATGTTGGCAAATCCATTTCGCGCCAGCGAGATTATTGAGGTTATGCTTCCCGAAGATTTCAATTGGCATAAAACCATCAGGCGTTTCTAAGAGCGTTTCTCCATTTTCAATGGTATAATTAGGGGTTTTGTAGCTTAGCTTACGAATCGGATTCTCGGAAGCTTCCACTACTTTCACAACTTCTGCATCTTCTTCGTTGTAATTGATGCTTCCGCCTCTGGTGATGGAATCGACAAATATTTGAAATTGTTCCACATAATTTTCAAACGTTGGGAACACGTTGATATGATCCCACGCAATTCCGCTCAGCAAGGCAATATTTGGTTTGTATAAGTGAAATTTAGGTCTGCGATCAATTGGAGAAGATAAATATTCGTCGCCTTCTAAGATGATAAAATCATTTTCTTCCGTCAAATGCACCATCGTGTCAAAACCTTCCAATTGCGCGCCCACCATATAATCGACGGCAATATCATGGTAGTTTAATACGTGTAAAATCATCGAAGTAATCGTCGTTTTTCCGTGACTTCCACCAATGACAACGCGGGTTTTGTATTTGGATTGCTCGTATAAAAATTCTGGATACGAATAAATAGTGATACCTAATTCTTGCGCTTTTAGCAATTCGGCATTATCAGGTTTGGCGTGCATTCCTAAAATAATGGCGTCCAAATCTGTCGTGATTTTTTCAGGAAACCAACCAAACGTTTCTGGCAGCAAGCCTTTGGCGTTCAATCGTCCTTTAGATGGTTCAAAAATAACATCGTCACTTCCTGTAATTTGGTATCCTTTTGCGTGCAACGCAAGTGCTAAATTGTGCATGGCACTTCCGCCAATGGCTATAAAATGTATTCGCATCGTATCTAAAAATTCTGAAAGTGTAAAGATAAACCGCTTTTTTGTTTTTTGGGAATTTAATTTTAATGGAAAAACGGGACTTTTTTCGGATGAATCGACAAGTTTTCCCTGAAATTTCTTACTTTTAGATCGTAACTTTTATATAAAACCTATTACCAATACCAATAAAACTTATGAACAACGAAAAAATCAACGCGTTCTTTAATGACATTTTCATCGACAAGTTTTTAGTCAACTTCGTTCCAGGACTCATCCTATTTTATGCACTCTATTCTTTTATCAGCTTTTCTACAGGAGATGGACTGCTGTCTTTACTAATCATTACAATAATCTCATGGATATTGGGATTATTATTAGAAATGGTTTTTTATGGAAAGACCTATAAAAATCGTCGTGTAGGTATTGCATT harbors:
- a CDS encoding DUF5723 family protein; its protein translation is MKKLSFILLLFSCVIVAQNKQLLYNFTDIPQSLLLNPGAEVNYKWHVGVPLLSHIHASAGASGVTVYDLFADNGVNFNEKLRRVVFNLDRNDYFTINQQLEILSGGFAYGNSYAPNKYVSFGLYQELDVHFYYPRDYAILAYEGNQSNIGREFDLSDLNGKGELLSVLHVGLTTKVNEKWTYGFRGKIYSSLLNFKSTNNRGSFITTEGTNNFYDHTFDLDLELQTSGYASLIDLDNDGQNDWNREAVKELRKRVLFGGNLGLGADFGFTYHPKEQWTITGSIQDLGFIYHTKDVETYTLKGEYTFEGVNPLFPNNGSGQTADEYWQEITDNFEDLFELDTISNNYIAWRSPKINGSASYRYGKKMDKECNCTADDGDYLNEVGMQLFAIGRSRRPQLSLSAFYYRRLFPFLSGKVTYTVDGFSRTNIGVGLSSHIGNINFYIMADNLLEYQNLAQSNYASVQLGFNYVIPMEKK
- a CDS encoding YjjG family noncanonical pyrimidine nucleotidase, whose protein sequence is MLNITDIFFDLDHTLWDFEKNSALTFKKILAENKVEVDHDRFLAVYVPVNLEYWRLFREEKISKKELRYQRLAKTFQAINFEVSDELINTLSEQYIQYLSSFNHLFEYAEELLKNLQEKYNLHIITNGFREVQHKKIKASGILSYFEHIVDSESVHVKKPNPKIFEHALDLANVAPENAMMIGDSLEADVLGALKVHMNVIHVDFDKKYTHLLCPLVHDLTEIEKYL
- a CDS encoding polysaccharide deacetylase family protein, whose product is MLLVYTKKITPRLRYTFKHVLTRILGIPIDFTTKIETFIAHNEVKMSYVKQPLGDEFSVRSHDLLFEQGIGEVDITIQQWDEVPCFFPAGEKSTVPFDIFAASFYMLSRYEEYLPYVKDEHGRYTAAESLAYKHGFLTIPVVDIWCQKFLKIFSDRFPDVVPEEREFTYTPMINVPVAYAYKKRGILRTLGGFATDIVRFKFSRFIERFAVLLGMRDDPFNNFDELIALHKVYNTKAYYFFQIGDYSTNDHNVSIYKNEFIRLIKNVSDYSKVGLLASYASFSEAKKLKKEKKRLNTTINKPVKRVRQHHNMLNVPQFYRNLIDLEFSEDYSMGYRDALGFRAGTCNPFYFYDIGMEIQTPLRVHPFCLEFTGYLEAEVFTDEIMKMAVEVQKVNGIFAAVFHNVVLAERSMDWKELYINLLKKYNNAEHH
- the radC gene encoding DNA repair protein RadC encodes the protein MKDNTTNLQSIKYWSEDDRPREKLALKGKTAMSDAELLAILIRLGSKDESAVSLSKRILASVDGNLNELGRLSSDQLKKFKGIGLVKAITIIAALELGKRRQIETKVERQKITSSKMVFDIMQPIIGELPHEEFWILYLNNSNKVLKKLRLSKGGITGTLVDIRLVLKTALEVGAVAIILAHNHPSGTLKASAADKAITKKLRMGAENIDIKVLDHLIITEKEYFSFADENLL
- a CDS encoding DUF1569 domain-containing protein codes for the protein MKSLFDDAVREEVLQRIDSLTPASVPSWGKMSVGQMCTHCQKPLELSMGKIALTGKKAGFMKRLVFKIYKPLMYNDKPWTQNLPTVRDFLITDARELATEKAKLAELVTEFHNYKEATEWPTHPMFGKFTHEQWGKMQYKHLHHHLSQFDA
- a CDS encoding FMN-binding negative transcriptional regulator; the encoded protein is MNYPPKHHQETDFKNIVETIKKYPLATLISAKDSEIFTTHVPLIYNASGREFGTLIGHIDKFNPHIELLQEHIPAQAIFHGPNCYISPNVYSTPQFPTWNYVKVHISAKVTRIPANEKVLDSIANMTAFLETSAQPFVLDTESPRAQTLADYIVGIKLEITSWEGKFKLSQDKLPKDTKLAKEELIQESRKDITAFLDNIV
- the murC gene encoding UDP-N-acetylmuramate--L-alanine ligase yields the protein MRIHFIAIGGSAMHNLALALHAKGYQITGSDDVIFEPSKGRLNAKGLLPETFGWFPEKITTDLDAIILGMHAKPDNAELLKAQELGITIYSYPEFLYEQSKYKTRVVIGGSHGKTTITSMILHVLNYHDIAVDYMVGAQLEGFDTMVHLTEENDFIILEGDEYLSSPIDRRPKFHLYKPNIALLSGIAWDHINVFPTFENYVEQFQIFVDSITRGGSINYNEEDAEVVKVVEASENPIRKLSYKTPNYTIENGETLLETPDGFMPIEIFGKHNLNNLAGAKWICQHIGVDEEDFYEAISTFKGASKRLEKIAANNATVVYKDFAHSPSKVKATTKAVKEQYQDRTVLACLELHTYSSLNAEFLKEYEGALDAADKAVVFYSPHAVKIKQLEEVSEAQIAAAFQRDDLVIYTDPAEFKAYLYNQNLNNTAVLLMSSGNYGGLDFEEFSAHIH